From one Lolium rigidum isolate FL_2022 chromosome 4, APGP_CSIRO_Lrig_0.1, whole genome shotgun sequence genomic stretch:
- the LOC124706430 gene encoding pentatricopeptide repeat-containing protein CRP1, chloroplastic, which translates to MPASLLPPTFLPHHRHRHRHRLRLPLPSCSPSSSVSTSTASRYDFEPLLAYLSDPSTVASLTSPSPPPSVPAPEHRLAASYSAVPSHEWHALLRGLAASDASLPLAFALLPFLQRHRLCFPLDLLLSSLIHSLSVSGRLLPHSLLLSFPPSLSDPPSPLLLNSLLAASAAASRPAVALRLLALLRENNFLPDLASYSHLITSLLNTRDPPDAAILERLLGDLKESRLEPDAPLFSDLISAFARAALPDAALELLASAQAIGLTPRSNAVTALISALGVAGRVPEAEALFLEFFLAGEIKPRTRAYNALLKGYVKIGSLKNAEQVLDEMSDCGVAPDEATYSLLVDAYTRAGRWESARILLKEMDADGVKPSSYVFSRILAGFRDRGEWQKSFAVLREMQAIGVHPDRHFYNVMIDAFGKYNCLGHAMDAFNRMRQEGIEPDVVTWNTLIDAHCKGGRHDRAMELFNEMRESNCPPSTTTYNIMINLLGEQEQWARVETMMSEMKEQGLLPNIITYTTLVDVYGRSGRFKEAIDCIEAMKADGLKPSHTMYHALVNAYAQRGLADHALNVVKAMRTDGLEASTVVLNSLINAFGEDRRVVEAFSVLQFMKENDFRPDVITYTTLMKALIRVEQFDKVPVIYEEMITAGCAPDRKARAMLRSALRYMKHTRVA; encoded by the exons ATGCCCGCCTCGCTCCTCCCCCCGACCTTCCtcccccaccaccgccaccgccaccgccaccgcctccgttTACCTCTACCCAGCTGCTCCCCTTCTTCCTCAGTCTCCACTTCCACCGCCAGCCGCTACGACTTCGAGCCGCTGCTCGCCTACCTCTCCGACCCCTCCACCGTCGCCTCCCTCACGTCGCCGTCCCCTCCGCCCTCCGTTCCCGCCCCCGAGCACCGCCTCGCCGCCTCCTACTCCGCCGTGCCATCGCACGAGTGGCACGCTCTGCTACGGGGCCTCGCCGCCAGCGACGCGTCCCTGCCGCTCGCCTTCGCGCTGCTCCCCTTCCTCCAGCGCCACCGCCTCTGCTTCCCGCTCGACCTGCTCCTCTCGTCGCTCATCCACTCCCTCTCCGTCTCCGGGCGCCTGCTCCCGCACTCGCTGCTGCTCTCCTTCCCCCCGTCCCTCTCCGACCCGCCCTCGCCGCTGCTGCTCAActccctcctcgccgcctccgccgcggcctCCCGCCCCGCCGTCGCGCTGCGGCTCCTCGCGCTCCTCCGCGAGAACAACTTCCTCCCGGACCTCGCCTCCTACTCGCACCTCATCACCTCGCTGCTCAACACGCGGGACCCGCCCGACGCCGCCATCCTCGAGCGCCTCCTCGGCGACCTCAAAGAGTCGCGCCTCGAGCCGGACGCCCCGCTCTTCTCCGACCTCATCTCCGCCTTCGCGCGGGCCGCGCTCCCGGACGCAGCGCTCGAGCTCCTCGCCTCCGCGCAGGCCATCGGGCTCACGCCACGCTCCAATGCCGTCACCGCGCTCATCTCCGCGCTCGGTGTCGCGGGCCGCGTGCCCGAAGCTGAAGCGCTGTTCCTGGAATTCTTCCTCGCCGGAGAAATCAAGCCGAGGACACGCGCCTACAACGCGCTGCTCAAAGGGTATGTGAAAATTGGGTCGCTCAAGAACGCCGAgcaggtgctcgacgaaatgtcGGACTGTGGAGTAGCGCCGGATGAGGCCACTTACAGCTTGCTCGTGGACGCGTACACGAGGGCTGGGCGGTGGGAGAGCGCAAGGATACTGCTCAAGGAGATGGACGCTGATGGGGTCAAACCGAGCTCGTATGTGTTCAGCCGGATCCTCGCGGGATTCCGTGATAGGGGGGAATGGCAGAAGTCATTTGCGGTACTTCGTGAGATGCAGGCAATTGGCGTACATCCAGACCGGCATTTCTACAATGTCAtgatagatgcgtttgggaagtaCAATTGCCTTGGGCACGCCATGGATGCATTTAACCGGATGCGACAAGAAGGGATTGAGCCGGATGTTGTCACATGGAACACACTTATCGATGCACATTGTAAGGGAGGGCGGCATGATCGTGCCATGGAGCTGTTTAACGAGATGCGTGAAAGCAACTGCCCACCAAGCACGACTACATACAACATCATGATCAATTTGCTTGGTGAACAAGAGCAGTGGGCGAGGGTGGAAACAATGATGTCAGAGATGAAGGAACAGGGTTTGCTTCCCAACATTATCACCTACACTACACTTGTGGATGTGTATGGGAGATCTGGTAGATTCAAGGAGGCAATTGATTGCATTGAGGCGATGAAGGCCGACGGCCTCAAGCCATCCCACACCATGTACCATGCCCTTGTCAATGCGTACGCCCAAAGG GGTTTAGCAGACCATGCATTAAATGTGGTCAAGGCCATGAGGACCGATGGCTTAGAGGCTAGCACGGTAGTGCTCAACTCACTGATTAATGCTTTTGGTGAGGATAGAAGGGTTGTTGAAGCATTCTCCGTGCTTCAGTTCATGAAGGAAAAT GATTTTAGGCCCGACGTTATTACATACACGACACTGATGAAAGCTCTAATCCGCGTTGAGCAGTTTGACAAG GTTCCAGTTATCTACGAAGAAATGATTACAGCAGGATGTGCCCCTGATCGGAAAGCTAGAGCGATGCTGCGCTCAGCTTTAAGATATATGAAACACACGAGGGTTGCATAG